One genomic segment of Aquipluma nitroreducens includes these proteins:
- a CDS encoding sensor histidine kinase has protein sequence MKKTESKSSISNIINEELNDPYEIIYAYPRDEEIHLKFLERAQINAHMARWFLDHEYNKLIWSDEIFETLELDARKYGASFSNYLEVVHPDDRQIKIRAQEELKTSRKPIEINYRLRFNDGRIKWINEICSSDFDIEGNPIRSYGTIQDITRYKLAEENFKQKEEQFASLIESYPSLIAIIQNNRFEFINQAGRQMLEEKSPLQVKGMRINKIIPPRSRKNYIKKNKSVTLGQIETTFEEKLLRTNGHEFDAEIKLIRTTHNGFPAVQMIINDITSRKKAEETVIVGEERFQKLVVNLSEKENKLKELIETKNKFFSIIAHDLRSPFNSIIEFLDILLIQYEEFSDSERKNYLSLIEDDANRTLKLLDDLLEWSKVQTGTIPFQPKQQKLCPIINYVSENLESVLFLKQLKLNCAIPSEFEIFADTKMLTSIFRNLISNAIKYSNPQGIITISAHSLNNQTEIIIADNGIGMNSETKRKLFHINQKVSIPGTANEKGSGLGLILCNDFIEMHKGKIWVESEPGKGSKFFFSLPNEN, from the coding sequence ATGAAAAAGACAGAGTCAAAGTCATCAATTTCCAATATTATCAATGAAGAATTGAATGATCCCTATGAAATTATATATGCATATCCACGGGATGAAGAAATCCATTTAAAATTTCTGGAAAGGGCACAGATCAATGCTCACATGGCTCGGTGGTTTCTCGACCATGAATACAATAAACTCATATGGTCGGATGAAATATTTGAAACTCTTGAGCTTGATGCGAGAAAATATGGCGCCAGTTTTTCAAATTATCTCGAAGTTGTGCATCCAGACGACCGCCAAATAAAGATTCGGGCACAGGAAGAATTAAAAACAAGCAGAAAACCTATTGAAATCAACTATCGGCTACGTTTCAATGATGGGCGAATTAAATGGATCAATGAAATTTGTAGTAGCGATTTTGACATTGAGGGCAATCCGATTCGGTCATACGGAACAATTCAAGATATCACAAGATATAAACTTGCTGAAGAAAACTTCAAACAAAAAGAAGAACAATTCGCCAGTTTGATAGAAAGCTATCCTTCATTAATTGCTATAATTCAAAACAACAGATTTGAATTTATAAATCAGGCAGGTCGTCAAATGCTTGAAGAAAAATCACCACTTCAAGTTAAAGGAATGAGGATTAACAAGATTATACCACCAAGATCGCGGAAGAATTATATAAAAAAAAATAAATCGGTTACGCTTGGTCAAATTGAAACGACATTTGAAGAAAAGTTGCTTCGAACAAATGGTCATGAATTTGATGCTGAAATTAAATTAATCAGAACTACGCACAACGGTTTCCCGGCAGTTCAAATGATTATTAATGATATAACATCCCGCAAGAAAGCGGAAGAAACCGTGATCGTAGGCGAAGAAAGATTCCAAAAGTTAGTAGTCAATTTGTCTGAAAAAGAAAATAAATTGAAAGAATTAATTGAAACCAAGAACAAATTCTTTTCTATTATTGCCCATGATTTGCGAAGTCCATTCAACAGCATTATCGAATTTTTAGACATATTACTAATTCAATATGAGGAATTTAGTGACAGTGAAAGAAAAAACTATTTAAGTCTCATTGAGGACGATGCGAATAGAACACTTAAATTATTAGATGATTTATTGGAATGGTCAAAAGTGCAAACTGGCACAATACCTTTTCAACCAAAACAACAAAAACTATGTCCAATTATTAATTATGTTTCAGAAAATTTAGAATCGGTTCTATTTCTTAAACAATTAAAGCTAAATTGCGCTATACCAAGCGAATTTGAGATATTTGCGGATACAAAAATGCTGACCTCAATCTTTAGGAATTTAATAAGTAACGCAATCAAATATTCAAACCCTCAAGGAATCATAACCATAAGTGCTCATTCATTAAACAATCAAACTGAAATCATTATTGCCGATAATGGCATAGGTATGAATTCAGAAACGAAAAGAAAACTCTTCCATATAAATCAAAAAGTCTCAATTCCAGGCACCGCCAACGAAAAAGGAAGTGGATTGGGATTAATCTTGTGTAACGATTTTATAGAAATGCATAAGGGAAAAATTTGGGTTGAAAGCGAACCAGGAAAAGGAAGTAAGTTCTTTTTTTCGCTGCCAAATGAAAATTGA
- the asnB gene encoding asparagine synthase (glutamine-hydrolyzing), whose protein sequence is MCGIAGIYNYHSSKEPSTEQNVKKMLSMINHRGPDESGVYLDENLGIGNVRLSIIDLSSGQQPMCDETGRYWIVYNGEIFNYLELKLKLESTGVRFKTNCDTEVVIQMYAKYGSECLTQFNGQFAFCIWDRNKKEMFLARDRVGIRPLFYWSQNKTFAFCSEIKGLFTLNQIERSLDQESLAQIFTFWTTLAPKTPFKNIVELQPGHFMKVNSNGIQIQKYWNMNFTSGKEAQDRSFSESIEELDELLHDAVKIRLRADVPVGAYLSGGLDSSVTTAYIKDIDSNILNTFSIGFTDKTYDETAFQLEAAKFFGTNHTAFSCTSEELAENFAETIWHTEFPILRTSPTPMFLLSKKVRESNIKVVITGEGADEFLGGYNIFKEAKIRRFWANEPNSTARPKLLTKLYPYIPLLKDSPDLALKMFFGYKLKETEDPLYSHLLRWHNTSRLKSFFTDDFAPSLDKSDPINIVYNNLPENFGTWSDLSKSQFLEANIFMSGYLLSSQGDRMAMGNSVEGRYPFLDYRVIEFCNQLPDNYKLNGLNEKFILKKLSIGKIPDSITSRSKQAYRAPISNLITQKSTSYLKDMLSDESLRTYGIFNPEKVKNLLAKIETHGLISEIDQMAIVGILSTQILYKKFIQEPVIANVENLKNYRIIDQSKL, encoded by the coding sequence ATGTGCGGAATTGCCGGAATATATAATTACCATTCATCAAAAGAGCCTTCTACAGAGCAAAACGTAAAGAAGATGCTTTCGATGATAAACCACAGAGGACCTGATGAAAGTGGAGTTTATCTCGATGAAAATCTGGGAATTGGAAATGTTCGTTTAAGCATTATTGACCTTTCGTCAGGACAACAACCCATGTGCGATGAAACAGGAAGATATTGGATCGTTTATAATGGCGAAATATTTAATTATCTTGAATTAAAGTTAAAGCTAGAGAGCACTGGAGTCAGGTTTAAAACCAACTGTGATACTGAAGTTGTAATTCAGATGTATGCCAAATATGGCTCAGAATGCCTGACACAATTTAATGGTCAATTTGCTTTCTGCATTTGGGATAGGAATAAAAAAGAAATGTTTTTGGCTCGTGACAGAGTTGGAATCCGGCCATTATTCTATTGGTCACAAAATAAAACCTTTGCATTTTGTTCTGAAATTAAAGGACTTTTTACGCTTAACCAGATTGAAAGATCCCTTGATCAGGAAAGTCTCGCCCAGATTTTTACATTCTGGACCACACTTGCGCCTAAAACTCCATTCAAAAATATCGTTGAGCTGCAGCCAGGTCATTTCATGAAAGTAAATTCAAATGGTATTCAAATTCAAAAGTATTGGAACATGAATTTTACTTCCGGTAAGGAAGCTCAAGACAGAAGTTTCTCCGAATCAATTGAAGAACTTGATGAATTACTACATGACGCAGTAAAGATTAGACTGAGAGCTGATGTTCCGGTAGGTGCATATTTAAGTGGTGGCCTGGATTCAAGCGTTACAACTGCTTACATTAAGGATATTGACTCAAATATTTTAAACACTTTTTCGATTGGATTTACCGATAAAACATACGATGAAACAGCATTTCAGCTAGAGGCGGCTAAGTTTTTTGGAACAAATCATACTGCATTTTCGTGTACTTCGGAAGAACTGGCCGAAAATTTTGCAGAAACAATCTGGCATACTGAATTTCCGATTCTGAGAACCTCTCCTACCCCAATGTTTTTGTTGTCAAAAAAGGTAAGGGAAAGCAACATTAAAGTCGTAATAACCGGCGAGGGTGCTGATGAATTCTTAGGTGGTTACAATATATTCAAGGAAGCAAAAATCAGAAGGTTTTGGGCAAACGAACCGAATTCGACTGCCCGACCAAAACTCCTGACAAAACTTTATCCGTATATTCCACTCTTGAAAGATTCTCCAGATCTGGCTTTAAAAATGTTTTTTGGATATAAATTGAAAGAAACAGAAGATCCACTTTATTCTCATCTACTCCGTTGGCACAATACCAGTAGACTAAAATCATTTTTTACAGACGATTTTGCCCCGTCTTTGGATAAGAGCGATCCAATAAACATTGTCTATAATAATCTCCCTGAAAATTTCGGAACTTGGAGTGATCTCTCAAAGTCTCAATTTCTTGAAGCTAATATTTTCATGTCCGGATATTTGTTATCCTCTCAAGGCGATCGGATGGCAATGGGGAATTCAGTAGAAGGACGCTATCCATTTTTAGATTATCGGGTTATCGAATTCTGCAATCAGCTGCCAGATAATTACAAACTTAATGGCTTAAATGAAAAATTTATTCTTAAGAAATTAAGCATTGGTAAGATTCCAGACTCCATTACGAGTAGGTCAAAACAAGCATATCGTGCACCAATTAGCAACCTTATTACTCAGAAGTCAACAAGCTATTTAAAAGATATGCTTTCAGACGAATCATTAAGGACATATGGCATTTTCAATCCTGAAAAAGTAAAAAACTTACTTGCAAAAATTGAAACCCATGGATTAATATCCGAAATTGATCAGATGGCAATTGTTGGAATTCTTTCGACCCAAATTCTATATAAAAAGTTCATTCAGGAACCAGTAATTGCAAATGTTGAAAACCTAAAGAATTATAGGATTATTGATCAATCAAAACTTTAG
- a CDS encoding N5-glutamine methyltransferase family protein, translating to MKQEVLFQKYLTELESQLSILTDKSEENALNTLYALWHTVAGNRVSPIKAIKLDLPILEPNQISDLDELIKCRLQGVPLAHLTERQNFMGLDYIVNKGLYIPRKETELLAETAIKLVLKDYSTQSKVSVIDLCTGIGTVALAIANYCKDTIILGSDIYKPAIEAAIINAKHFKLESRVSFYNSDMFDPFESMEIKNKVDIIVSAPPYISTVKVKQMAKEIAEHEPSEAFDAGPFGLSIFNKLISISPEYLCNNGYLIFECGLGQGEYLGKKLRSNVNYGEVTEICDEHGNIRVLKARRVSANR from the coding sequence ATGAAACAAGAAGTCCTATTTCAAAAATATTTAACTGAACTTGAGAGCCAATTAAGCATTCTGACTGATAAAAGTGAGGAAAATGCTTTAAATACTCTATACGCGTTGTGGCATACTGTAGCTGGGAATAGAGTTTCACCAATTAAAGCCATTAAACTTGACTTACCAATTCTGGAGCCTAATCAAATTAGTGATCTTGATGAGTTAATTAAGTGCAGATTACAAGGAGTTCCACTTGCTCATTTGACCGAAAGACAGAATTTCATGGGCTTGGATTATATTGTAAACAAAGGGCTTTATATTCCCAGAAAAGAAACTGAGCTTTTAGCTGAAACGGCAATCAAATTAGTATTAAAAGATTATTCAACGCAATCAAAAGTCAGTGTAATTGATTTATGCACCGGAATTGGAACCGTTGCCCTTGCTATTGCGAATTACTGTAAAGACACAATAATATTAGGATCAGACATTTACAAGCCAGCAATTGAAGCTGCGATTATAAATGCAAAACATTTTAAACTGGAGAGTCGGGTTTCCTTTTACAATTCTGATATGTTTGACCCCTTTGAATCGATGGAAATAAAAAATAAGGTAGATATTATAGTTAGCGCTCCACCATACATTTCAACAGTAAAAGTAAAGCAAATGGCAAAAGAAATCGCTGAACATGAGCCATCAGAAGCATTTGATGCAGGACCATTTGGATTATCAATTTTCAACAAACTTATTTCAATCTCTCCGGAATATTTGTGCAACAATGGATACCTTATTTTTGAATGTGGATTAGGACAGGGCGAATATCTAGGCAAAAAACTTCGTTCAAATGTTAACTATGGAGAGGTCACTGAAATCTGCGATGAGCATGGAAATATTCGGGTATTAAAAGCTAGAAGGGTCAGTGCAAACCGTTAA
- a CDS encoding nuclear transport factor 2 family protein codes for MNLSKTEAVTLFNEWLMAWNDHDLERVMNLFHEDVIFENWTGATVIGKRALKKAWMLWFINHGNFIFTEEGVSFDAEEQRMIFMWKLEWPSHLTNYKGKNEIRHGVDILYFKDGKLIQKHTYSKTTVQIEGLPISLEN; via the coding sequence ATGAATCTTTCAAAGACTGAAGCAGTGACCCTTTTTAATGAATGGCTCATGGCATGGAATGACCATGACCTAGAAAGAGTTATGAATTTATTTCATGAAGATGTTATTTTTGAAAATTGGACGGGTGCAACGGTTATTGGTAAAAGAGCACTGAAAAAGGCTTGGATGTTGTGGTTTATTAATCATGGAAATTTCATATTTACTGAGGAAGGCGTTTCCTTTGATGCGGAAGAGCAAAGAATGATATTTATGTGGAAGTTGGAATGGCCATCCCACTTGACTAACTACAAGGGGAAGAATGAAATAAGACATGGAGTTGATATTTTGTACTTTAAGGATGGGAAGCTTATTCAAAAGCATACCTATTCAAAAACAACAGTACAAATAGAGGGCTTGCCAATATCATTGGAAAATTAA
- a CDS encoding class I adenylate-forming enzyme family protein: MNSRPQRLLGEALEFSCLNHPLKTAAIFKEKEYSYEELTECAKNLAFHLVNTGIEKGDRIAIYMNNSWQSIVSIYGITLAGGVFLVINPQTKANKLNYILKDSGSKIVISSGNLHPELFLAIKELNEINELILTEGEVLTNDSAFEFTNFEEIISSSEIANLPKIIPNDLAALIYTSGSTGFPKGVMMTHQSMVFTSWSLIEYLRLTENERIMLVLPLAFDYGLYQLIMAITIGGTLIIEHSFNFPPTIFRQIEKLKPTVFPGVPSIYAMMIATHKKTGLTFDCVEKITNTAAALPEEFIADLKKIFPNALIFKMYGLTECKRVCYLEPELNDEKPNSVGKAIPGTEVFLLSPEGNRVGPGETGILHVRGPHVMAGYWNNEELSNMMLKPGLIPGERVLCAHDLFKMDEEGFLYFLGRNDDIIKTRGEKVSPVEVENIIYKIAGIKEVVVLGFPDVILGESIVAFITTHDQITIQEREIQQECMAQLEPFMVPQKIILLSEMPKSSNGKFDKSELKKLISQ; encoded by the coding sequence ATGAATTCAAGACCACAACGTTTATTAGGAGAGGCCTTGGAGTTCTCCTGTTTAAATCACCCTTTAAAAACAGCAGCTATTTTTAAAGAGAAGGAGTATTCGTACGAGGAATTAACTGAGTGTGCAAAAAACTTGGCATTTCATTTGGTAAATACGGGGATTGAAAAAGGCGACCGTATTGCGATATACATGAATAACTCATGGCAATCTATCGTTTCAATATACGGTATAACTCTTGCTGGTGGCGTTTTTCTGGTCATAAATCCCCAAACAAAAGCAAATAAACTCAATTACATTTTAAAAGATAGTGGTTCTAAAATTGTAATCTCTAGTGGTAATCTCCATCCCGAATTATTTCTTGCAATTAAAGAATTAAATGAGATAAATGAATTAATCTTGACAGAAGGTGAGGTCCTTACAAATGATTCAGCATTTGAGTTTACAAACTTTGAAGAAATCATTTCCAGTAGTGAAATTGCAAATCTACCAAAGATAATTCCAAATGATCTGGCAGCGCTGATCTACACCTCGGGTAGTACCGGATTTCCAAAAGGCGTAATGATGACGCATCAGTCTATGGTTTTCACATCATGGAGTCTAATCGAATATTTAAGATTAACTGAAAACGAACGAATTATGCTTGTTTTACCATTGGCATTCGATTATGGACTTTATCAGCTAATTATGGCAATCACTATTGGTGGAACATTAATTATTGAACACTCATTCAATTTTCCACCAACAATATTCAGGCAGATAGAAAAACTAAAACCGACAGTCTTTCCTGGAGTTCCATCAATTTATGCGATGATGATTGCAACTCATAAAAAAACAGGACTAACTTTCGACTGTGTCGAAAAGATCACAAATACAGCAGCTGCACTTCCTGAAGAATTTATTGCCGACCTGAAGAAAATATTCCCCAATGCTCTCATCTTTAAAATGTACGGGCTAACTGAATGTAAAAGGGTTTGCTATTTGGAGCCTGAATTAAACGATGAAAAGCCAAATTCTGTTGGCAAAGCGATACCTGGCACCGAGGTTTTTCTTTTATCTCCTGAAGGGAATCGGGTTGGTCCAGGAGAGACTGGAATTCTGCATGTGCGTGGTCCTCATGTAATGGCTGGTTATTGGAATAATGAAGAGTTAAGCAATATGATGCTGAAGCCCGGATTAATCCCAGGCGAACGGGTTTTATGTGCGCATGATTTGTTTAAGATGGATGAGGAAGGATTTTTATATTTTCTTGGAAGAAATGATGACATTATCAAAACAAGAGGTGAAAAAGTAAGTCCTGTTGAAGTTGAAAATATCATATACAAAATAGCTGGAATAAAAGAAGTTGTGGTACTGGGATTTCCAGATGTGATTTTAGGTGAATCTATCGTTGCTTTCATAACCACGCACGATCAAATAACAATTCAAGAAAGGGAGATCCAACAGGAATGTATGGCTCAACTTGAACCTTTTATGGTACCACAGAAAATTATTTTACTCTCAGAGATGCCCAAAAGCAGCAATGGAAAGTTTGACAAATCAGAATTAAAAAAGCTCATAAGTCAATAA
- a CDS encoding acyl carrier protein, whose protein sequence is MVDIFQIQEQIKQFILKTSYVSTDQVNNDTLIFAQGIMDSMGFISIIGFIEDNFSITTDDNELLEANFESINAISDFVFRKLNTNANK, encoded by the coding sequence ATGGTAGATATTTTTCAAATTCAGGAACAAATTAAACAGTTTATTCTTAAAACTTCATACGTTTCAACTGATCAAGTTAATAATGACACACTCATTTTTGCTCAGGGGATAATGGATTCAATGGGTTTTATTTCGATCATTGGTTTTATTGAAGATAATTTCTCAATCACGACAGACGACAATGAGCTCCTTGAAGCAAACTTTGAGTCAATTAATGCAATTTCAGATTTTGTTTTCCGGAAATTAAATACGAATGCCAATAAATAG
- the nadE gene encoding NAD(+) synthase: protein MNANQKKQLNTMEPRITIPFSKDILKFENVEAEADRISRRLKDDILVVLKRKGAVIGISGGIDSSVTLALTVKAIGSENVIGIMLPEKDSSPESKEFALKLAGKLNIKTLEEEITRALDGFGCYRRRDEAVTAIFPEYNPNDFKMKIGINQSGLNQFLPPVFSLTIIGSDGKAKSKILPIKEYLQIVAASNFKQRCRMSMLYYHAERLHFAMIGTPNKHEVEQGFFVKNGDGGADIMPIAHLYKSQVYQLAEHLGIPEEIIKRTPTSDTYSAEQTQEEFFFQMPYLEMDLIWYGLENGVPEEEVGKVLGKTKEEIRHIYNNLIRKKKTTEYLRMAPITY from the coding sequence ATGAACGCTAATCAAAAAAAACAATTAAATACAATGGAACCAAGAATAACAATTCCATTTTCAAAAGACATATTAAAATTTGAGAATGTGGAAGCTGAAGCAGATCGAATCTCCAGAAGATTAAAAGATGATATCCTGGTAGTACTAAAACGTAAGGGTGCCGTTATTGGAATCAGTGGAGGAATTGACTCGTCGGTAACTCTGGCATTGACAGTAAAAGCAATCGGTTCAGAAAATGTTATAGGTATTATGCTGCCAGAAAAAGACTCAAGTCCTGAAAGCAAAGAATTTGCCTTAAAACTGGCAGGTAAATTAAATATTAAAACTTTGGAGGAAGAGATAACCAGAGCTTTAGACGGATTCGGATGTTATCGTCGAAGAGATGAAGCTGTAACTGCTATTTTTCCAGAATATAATCCCAACGATTTTAAAATGAAAATAGGAATCAACCAAAGTGGATTGAATCAATTTTTACCGCCTGTTTTTTCGCTTACAATCATAGGTTCAGATGGAAAAGCAAAAAGCAAAATATTACCAATTAAGGAATATCTACAAATTGTTGCAGCATCCAATTTCAAGCAACGCTGCCGGATGTCAATGCTCTATTACCATGCTGAACGATTGCATTTTGCCATGATTGGCACACCAAACAAACATGAAGTTGAACAAGGTTTTTTTGTTAAGAATGGAGATGGTGGAGCTGACATAATGCCTATTGCACATCTCTACAAATCTCAAGTTTACCAATTAGCTGAACATTTAGGAATTCCTGAAGAAATCATTAAACGCACACCTACTTCCGACACCTATTCTGCTGAACAAACTCAGGAAGAGTTCTTCTTTCAAATGCCATATCTTGAAATGGATCTCATATGGTATGGATTAGAAAATGGAGTTCCAGAAGAAGAAGTCGGAAAGGTCTTGGGAAAAACGAAAGAAGAAATCAGACATATTTACAATAATTTAATCCGAAAGAAAAAAACAACAGAATATTTAAGAATGGCTCCAATAACTTATTGA